The Trinickia acidisoli genome includes a window with the following:
- a CDS encoding type II toxin-antitoxin system TacA family antitoxin: MSTSTRSARLGLRATPQQEAVLRRAAEIAHKSMTDFILDSACQVAERTLLDQRLFLVTESQSQALLDMLDRPIQDNAGLRELFSRTAPWEN, encoded by the coding sequence ATGAGCACATCTACCCGTTCCGCCCGCCTGGGTTTGCGAGCTACGCCGCAGCAAGAAGCAGTGCTGCGCCGTGCAGCCGAGATCGCGCACAAATCAATGACCGATTTTATTCTCGACAGCGCCTGTCAGGTTGCCGAACGAACGCTACTTGACCAGCGTTTGTTCCTCGTGACCGAAAGCCAATCGCAAGCGCTGCTTGACATGCTCGATCGCCCAATCCAAGACAATGCGGGCTTAAGGGAGCTGTTCTCCCGAACGGCTCCTTGGGAGAACTGA
- a CDS encoding DUF6933 domain-containing protein has translation MLCLYCTHKLLKRLNPGVLEVGSSTAKLGNWYATVLPWRPQVAMLVNERALLPVLMPLAPAASLAVRFPGALGDILAAHGVPRSFIDSEVREMQVVKYAKTQNRSVVGIMTEFAHLAEAYRARDKPTELIELSLKLARTPCSPLYKGPVSPERALKELVCDGGGGA, from the coding sequence ATGCTGTGCCTTTACTGCACTCACAAGTTGCTCAAACGCCTGAATCCCGGGGTGCTCGAGGTAGGAAGTAGCACCGCGAAGCTTGGCAACTGGTACGCAACTGTTTTGCCATGGCGGCCGCAGGTTGCGATGCTTGTGAATGAGCGGGCGCTATTGCCTGTGCTGATGCCGTTGGCTCCGGCGGCTAGCCTAGCGGTTAGGTTTCCGGGGGCTCTGGGGGATATACTGGCCGCCCACGGAGTGCCGCGTTCGTTTATCGACTCGGAAGTACGCGAAATGCAGGTCGTCAAATACGCGAAGACGCAAAATCGCAGCGTTGTTGGCATCATGACGGAGTTCGCACATCTCGCCGAAGCCTACCGCGCCCGCGACAAACCGACCGAACTCATCGAGCTGTCGCTAAAACTGGCGCGCACGCCATGTAGCCCGCTTTACAAGGGACCCGTGTCGCCGGAGCGAGCATTGAAAGAGTTGGTCTGCGATGGAGGAGGGGGCGCCTGA
- a CDS encoding transcriptional regulator, with the protein MLTFKVTTVGASAGFILTKEAMARLKVQKGDTVYLTEAPEGGYRITPYNPDFERQMKLAEEIMHDDRDILRALAK; encoded by the coding sequence ATGCTTACATTCAAGGTAACAACGGTCGGGGCTTCGGCTGGCTTCATCCTTACGAAGGAGGCGATGGCGCGGCTCAAGGTGCAGAAGGGCGACACCGTGTACTTGACCGAGGCGCCCGAAGGCGGCTACCGGATTACGCCGTACAACCCGGATTTTGAACGCCAGATGAAGCTGGCGGAAGAGATCATGCACGATGACCGCGACATCTTGCGGGCACTGGCCAAATGA
- a CDS encoding DUF6933 domain-containing protein yields the protein MLYLCCTQKLLKRLKSDVVEAGSSTTKLGNWYATVLPWKQQIAMFVSERTLLPVLMPLAPAANLAVRFPEVLGDILAAHGVPRPFIDSEVPEMQIVKYARTQNRSVVGIMTQFAYLAEAYRAYDKPNELIALSLKLARTPCSPLYKGPVSPEGGIERADERWGRGRLIASIFRFELTGEPAGSGALRNDGAVNGDRNRHSFCQGIYASNTPVG from the coding sequence ATGCTGTATCTTTGCTGCACTCAAAAGTTGCTCAAGCGTCTGAAATCCGACGTGGTCGAGGCCGGAAGCAGCACGACGAAGCTTGGCAACTGGTACGCCACCGTTTTGCCCTGGAAGCAGCAGATTGCGATGTTCGTAAGTGAGCGGACGCTACTGCCGGTGCTGATGCCTTTGGCTCCGGCGGCAAACTTAGCGGTCAGGTTCCCGGAGGTACTGGGGGATATACTGGCCGCCCACGGCGTGCCGCGCCCGTTCATCGACTCGGAAGTGCCTGAAATGCAGATCGTCAAATACGCGAGGACGCAAAATCGCAGCGTCGTCGGCATCATGACGCAGTTCGCATATCTCGCCGAAGCGTACCGTGCCTACGACAAACCGAACGAACTCATCGCGCTGTCGCTAAAACTGGCGCGCACGCCATGTAGCCCGCTTTACAAGGGACCGGTGTCTCCAGAGGGGGGCATTGAAAGAGCTGACGAGCGATGGGGGCGCGGTCGCTTGATTGCCAGCATATTCCGGTTCGAGTTGACCGGAGAGCCGGCCGGTAGTGGTGCCTTGCGCAACGATGGGGCGGTCAACGGGGATCGAAATCGACATTCGTTCTGCCAAGGCATCTACGCATCCAATACGCCTGTGGGCTGA
- a CDS encoding CcdB family protein: MGDQTRGLYPGIQRHDRARRPAACPVPDVLMARFDVFSNPGGHAGTPYVVEVQGNHLSGLATRAVIPLRRLDRIAPVPLPPDLIPVFIIEGIECMLDTPTLAAIPRSALTKPVSSLVHRQDEILSALDRLFGGW, from the coding sequence ATGGGCGATCAAACACGCGGACTTTATCCAGGCATACAACGACATGATCGAGCGCGACGGCCTGCCGCTTGCCCAGTACCGGACGTTCTGATGGCCCGTTTCGACGTATTCTCCAACCCCGGTGGGCACGCCGGTACGCCTTATGTGGTCGAGGTCCAAGGAAATCATTTGTCCGGACTGGCAACTCGCGCGGTCATCCCGCTGCGCAGGTTGGACCGGATCGCCCCGGTACCGCTTCCACCGGATTTGATCCCCGTGTTCATCATTGAGGGTATTGAGTGCATGCTCGATACCCCGACGCTCGCAGCAATTCCACGGAGCGCGCTGACCAAGCCGGTTAGCTCGCTCGTACATCGGCAAGACGAAATCCTATCGGCGCTAGATAGATTATTTGGCGGGTGGTGA
- a CDS encoding autotransporter family protein — MNDNVNVGSHAVNNNGTAVLQLNQPITITGNYNQAGGTLQIGAVSSTQSGELVVTGNTTMTSGSVNIVPAGYALAAGQRYLVVETAGTATYGTALTYSAGAFTATGTSTITAGQNDLVVTLSSGSTPTPTPTPTPTPTPTPTPTPTPTPTPTPAATVPNATAALSGLSSYTGLNAQLMNLENAALAINQSGSATAANSAGKQLAPITPAATSQAAAAPTLDVLNIVSSHADSLRLAQTDGQSGISTGESAPAWGVWGQAFGGHASQNERDQVDGYSANFGGLMLGVDHTLTDAWKIGGVFSYSNAAINNTGDTAGDTTRVNSYGLTAYAIYAAPTWYANLSAGAVQQRYDTNREIAFTGFSGDANGSFSGTQYVARAEAGYPLALGVTTVTPLARLTYSYLSQNAYTETGGNGAALSVGAAHTTSVDSDIGVKIARNLPTSYGTFVPELQLAWRHEYDNTRVQTTSSYAADPTGQTSFTSLGASPIMNSAVISAGVTLLRAHNLSVTAHYEVEAGSGYVAQAGSLRLRQIF, encoded by the coding sequence TTGAACGACAATGTCAACGTCGGCAGCCACGCGGTCAACAATAACGGTACGGCCGTGTTGCAGCTCAATCAGCCGATCACGATCACGGGTAACTACAACCAGGCAGGCGGTACGCTGCAGATCGGCGCCGTCAGTTCGACGCAATCCGGCGAGTTGGTGGTAACCGGTAACACGACGATGACCTCGGGGTCGGTGAACATCGTGCCGGCCGGTTATGCCTTGGCCGCCGGCCAGCGGTACTTGGTGGTGGAAACCGCGGGAACGGCGACCTACGGCACTGCCCTGACTTATTCGGCCGGCGCCTTCACCGCCACGGGTACCAGCACCATCACGGCGGGCCAAAATGATCTTGTCGTCACGCTGAGCAGCGGATCGACTCCAACTCCAACTCCAACTCCAACACCGACACCGACACCGACACCGACACCGACACCGACACCGACACCGACACCGACACCGGCGGCAACCGTACCGAATGCCACCGCCGCACTCTCGGGGCTCTCCAGCTACACGGGTCTCAACGCTCAGTTGATGAACCTGGAAAATGCCGCGCTTGCGATCAACCAGTCCGGCTCGGCCACCGCGGCCAACAGCGCCGGCAAGCAATTGGCGCCCATCACGCCGGCCGCGACGAGCCAGGCCGCCGCCGCTCCCACCCTGGACGTGCTCAACATCGTCTCCAGCCACGCCGACAGTCTGAGGCTCGCCCAGACCGATGGCCAGAGCGGGATCTCCACCGGCGAAAGCGCACCGGCCTGGGGCGTATGGGGTCAAGCATTCGGCGGTCACGCCAGTCAGAACGAGCGCGACCAAGTGGACGGCTACAGTGCCAACTTCGGCGGGTTGATGCTGGGCGTGGACCATACCCTCACCGATGCATGGAAAATCGGTGGCGTATTCAGCTACAGCAATGCGGCGATCAACAATACGGGCGACACCGCGGGCGATACGACAAGAGTGAACTCGTATGGCCTGACGGCGTATGCCATCTATGCGGCTCCGACGTGGTACGCGAACTTGTCGGCCGGCGCCGTGCAACAGCGCTACGACACCAATCGTGAGATCGCCTTCACCGGCTTCTCGGGGGATGCGAACGGCAGTTTCAGCGGTACCCAATACGTGGCACGCGCCGAAGCCGGTTATCCGCTCGCGCTGGGCGTCACGACCGTCACGCCGCTGGCGCGCCTCACGTACAGCTATTTGTCACAGAACGCTTATACGGAAACAGGCGGCAACGGGGCGGCGCTGTCGGTAGGCGCCGCCCACACGACGTCGGTGGACAGCGATATCGGCGTCAAGATCGCGCGCAATCTGCCGACCTCGTATGGCACATTCGTGCCCGAACTGCAGTTGGCCTGGCGTCACGAATACGACAACACCCGCGTGCAGACCACCTCCAGCTACGCGGCGGATCCGACCGGGCAAACCAGCTTCACGTCGCTCGGCGCCAGCCCGATCATGAACTCGGCGGTGATTTCGGCGGGCGTGACACTGCTGCGCGCGCACAACCTGAGCGTAACCGCGCACTATGAGGTCGAGGCCGGATCGGGTTATGTGGCGCAGGCCGGAAGCCTGCGCTTGCGCCAGATCTTCTAA
- a CDS encoding beta strand repeat-containing protein — MSRRQLPKLTSISIALASMVPAIGQASTTCPTVNSATSSQVAWTSGDCTVTSSIVVSGASALSASGTLGTLTNSGTIDGHVDGLSDTGSIAVLNNTIGGSIGGSGANAIGIVLSITGSIGALTNSGTITGSNAITNNGGTIGTLTNDSIVSGSNSALYNPSGVIGTLTNNDTLSGNLWGITNGGTITTLNNTGSGRIIGNGLSGISNSGTIGTLTNNGIISGGGDGISMSGTGSIDTLTNGGTISGGGFGILMFGASSIGTIINSGTISGGGYGISNSGTGSIGAINNSGIAIGTAGNGGSGSNGSSGTAGAGGNGGSGYGISNAGIITTLNNTYGTLSGIGGNGGAGSAGSNGHSSAGSGGNGGNGYGISNTGAITTLTNSGTITGTGGNGGIGAIGSGATSSGGNGGNGYGISNIISNSGTITTLNNSGTIIGTGGSGASAVGNGSAGNGGNGYGVSNTGVIGALTNSGTISGIGGAAGGAGAPSASATASTTAALSTR, encoded by the coding sequence ATGAGCCGCCGCCAGTTACCCAAGCTAACCTCCATCAGCATCGCGCTGGCCTCGATGGTGCCGGCCATAGGCCAAGCGTCGACAACCTGTCCGACCGTGAACAGCGCCACGTCATCTCAGGTCGCTTGGACGAGCGGAGATTGCACGGTAACAAGTTCCATCGTCGTGTCTGGAGCCAGCGCCTTGTCGGCAAGCGGCACGCTTGGCACGCTGACCAATAGCGGCACCATCGATGGTCACGTCGATGGCCTGTCCGATACCGGCAGTATTGCCGTGCTGAACAACACGATTGGCGGCAGCATCGGCGGCAGCGGCGCCAATGCGATCGGTATCGTCCTCAGTATCACTGGATCGATAGGCGCGCTGACCAACAGCGGCACCATCACCGGTTCCAACGCCATCACCAACAATGGCGGAACGATCGGCACACTGACCAACGACAGCATTGTCAGCGGCAGCAATTCGGCGCTGTACAACCCGTCAGGCGTGATCGGCACGCTGACCAATAACGATACGCTGAGCGGTAATCTCTGGGGTATCACAAACGGCGGCACCATCACTACGCTGAACAACACCGGCAGCGGCCGCATCATTGGCAATGGGCTTTCGGGCATCAGCAATTCCGGCACGATCGGGACGCTGACCAACAACGGCATCATCAGCGGTGGCGGCGATGGCATCTCGATGTCCGGCACCGGTTCGATCGACACCCTCACCAACGGCGGCACCATCAGCGGTGGCGGCTTCGGTATCTTGATGTTCGGCGCCAGTTCGATCGGTACGATCATCAACAGCGGCACCATCAGTGGTGGTGGCTACGGCATCTCCAATTCCGGCACCGGCTCGATCGGCGCAATCAACAACAGCGGCATCGCCATCGGCACAGCCGGCAACGGTGGTAGCGGCAGCAACGGTAGCAGCGGCACCGCTGGCGCCGGTGGCAACGGTGGCAGCGGCTACGGCATCAGCAATGCCGGCATCATCACCACGCTGAACAATACCTACGGCACACTCAGCGGCATAGGCGGCAACGGTGGCGCAGGCAGTGCAGGCAGCAATGGCCACAGCAGCGCCGGCAGCGGTGGCAACGGCGGCAATGGCTACGGCATCAGCAACACCGGCGCCATCACTACGCTGACCAACAGCGGCACCATCACCGGTACAGGCGGAAACGGCGGCATCGGTGCCATCGGCAGCGGCGCCACCAGCAGCGGCGGCAATGGCGGCAACGGCTATGGCATCAGCAACATCATCAGCAACAGCGGCACCATCACCACACTGAACAACAGCGGCACCATCATCGGCACAGGCGGCAGCGGCGCCAGTGCCGTCGGCAATGGCAGCGCCGGCAACGGTGGCAACGGCTACGGCGTCAGCAACACCGGCGTCATCGGCGCCCTGACCAACAGCGGCACCATCAGCGGCATAGGCGGTGCAGCCGGCGGCGCGGGGGCACCGTCGGCATCGGCTACGGCATCTACAACAGCGGCACTATCGACACGCTGA
- a CDS encoding riboflavin synthase, with translation MFTGIVAAVGRIEAVKPLGTNDAAGVRLTIGAGALDLGDVALGDSIAIQGACMTVVAKTADTFDVDVSRESLNCTVGLAAPGEVNLEKALTAHERLGGHIVSGHVDGLGTVMRFAPVGESHELRVLAPREIGRYLAYKGSITVNGVSLTVNSIDDRDDGCEFSINLIPHTVEVTTLKGLKAGEKVNLEVDLIARYTERMLSAAMPIQRR, from the coding sequence ATGTTTACGGGAATCGTCGCGGCCGTCGGCCGCATCGAAGCAGTGAAGCCGCTGGGGACGAACGACGCGGCCGGCGTGCGTTTGACGATCGGCGCGGGAGCGCTCGATTTGGGCGACGTCGCGCTCGGCGACAGCATCGCCATTCAAGGCGCATGCATGACGGTCGTCGCGAAGACGGCTGACACGTTCGACGTCGACGTCTCGCGCGAAAGCCTCAATTGCACGGTCGGCCTCGCCGCGCCGGGGGAAGTCAACCTCGAGAAGGCGTTGACGGCGCACGAGCGCTTGGGTGGCCATATCGTGTCGGGACACGTAGACGGGCTCGGCACCGTGATGCGCTTCGCGCCGGTGGGCGAATCGCACGAATTGCGCGTGCTTGCGCCGCGCGAGATCGGCCGCTATCTCGCTTATAAAGGCTCGATCACGGTGAACGGCGTGAGCCTGACCGTCAATAGCATTGACGATCGCGACGACGGCTGCGAGTTCTCGATCAATTTGATCCCGCATACGGTCGAAGTCACGACACTTAAGGGCTTGAAGGCCGGGGAGAAGGTCAATCTCGAGGTTGATTTGATTGCGCGGTACACCGAAAGGATGCTGTCGGCGGCAATGCCCATACAACGTCGCTGA
- a CDS encoding serine/threonine protein kinase, with protein MNLDSTTSSRQNLPRDPLRLVRWIVIGHQSPRDAIFGMDMIGFASNHCNLRHTEEPVTVSDNICWVVDLEATLEDAPALAQKGLQGLVQQGIAESIPDSGGALSGADLYRPGPKAAAWSEYIADDLQLCGVELTAERTVFHTGSNSEQIRCPHCGSDHELDTLPWSEAVERWHSEADCTLMCRTCAHSAPIVDWTFIEFDWAFGNLGFGFNNWMIDARLAAELGNVLGHRTKVVYEHI; from the coding sequence ATGAATTTAGACTCCACGACTTCTTCTCGTCAGAATTTGCCTCGCGACCCGCTGCGACTCGTGCGCTGGATTGTCATCGGTCATCAATCTCCGAGAGACGCCATTTTCGGGATGGATATGATCGGGTTCGCAAGCAACCACTGCAACCTACGTCATACCGAGGAGCCCGTCACCGTGAGCGATAACATCTGCTGGGTAGTTGATCTCGAAGCGACGCTTGAAGATGCACCGGCCTTGGCACAAAAAGGCCTCCAAGGGCTGGTCCAACAGGGTATTGCGGAATCGATCCCCGATAGCGGAGGCGCACTCAGCGGCGCAGATCTCTATCGCCCGGGGCCCAAAGCGGCCGCCTGGTCGGAGTACATCGCCGACGACTTGCAGCTTTGCGGCGTGGAACTCACGGCAGAGCGCACCGTTTTCCACACAGGCTCCAACAGCGAGCAGATACGCTGCCCGCATTGCGGATCTGATCATGAGTTGGATACGCTGCCCTGGAGCGAGGCGGTCGAGCGATGGCACTCAGAGGCCGACTGCACGCTGATGTGTCGCACGTGCGCTCACTCGGCGCCAATCGTCGACTGGACATTCATCGAATTCGATTGGGCATTCGGGAATCTGGGCTTTGGTTTCAACAACTGGATGATCGACGCACGTCTCGCGGCTGAACTCGGCAACGTCCTCGGACATCGCACGAAGGTTGTATATGAGCACATCTAA
- a CDS encoding type II toxin-antitoxin system death-on-curing family toxin, translated as MTEWRWVRADLTYAIHDRQLAEHGGLDGVRDKGAVESALARPQNLDVYASADAAALAAAYAYGLARNHGFTDGNKRTAWVVARLFLADNGYRLKFDPVDAVRTMETVAAGALDEAALAEWFRQRIAE; from the coding sequence ATGACTGAATGGCGCTGGGTCCGTGCGGATCTAACCTATGCAATCCACGATCGCCAGCTTGCTGAGCATGGCGGGCTTGATGGGGTGCGTGACAAAGGCGCGGTGGAGTCGGCACTGGCGCGGCCGCAGAATCTCGATGTCTATGCAAGTGCGGACGCGGCGGCGCTCGCCGCTGCGTATGCCTATGGGTTAGCGCGGAACCACGGCTTTACAGACGGCAACAAGAGAACCGCTTGGGTCGTTGCGCGCCTTTTCCTGGCAGACAACGGCTATCGGCTGAAGTTTGACCCGGTCGATGCCGTCAGGACCATGGAAACGGTTGCTGCTGGTGCGCTCGACGAAGCCGCCCTGGCAGAGTGGTTCCGCCAGCGGATCGCCGAGTAA
- a CDS encoding GNAT family N-acetyltransferase, with protein sequence MGELMPLSALQALGASHILEGFDCGKPGLNDWLLRHARQAQASGSAKTYVVTEDQRLVGYYSLAVGQIDTLEAPDRVRKGMGAYPIPVVILARLAVAMQDHGRGVGTGMLQDAIRRTVSIAEQVGVRALLTHPIDEDAARFYLRFGFEASPVREQQLLLLLKDARRLLMPAVSGKQK encoded by the coding sequence TTGGGAGAACTGATGCCGTTGTCCGCACTGCAAGCACTAGGCGCCAGCCATATATTGGAAGGCTTCGATTGCGGCAAGCCCGGGCTGAATGACTGGCTCCTGCGCCATGCGCGGCAGGCTCAAGCCAGTGGTTCGGCCAAGACCTACGTCGTTACCGAAGATCAGCGCCTAGTCGGATACTACAGCCTGGCCGTAGGGCAAATCGATACTCTCGAGGCACCTGATCGAGTACGCAAAGGGATGGGCGCCTATCCAATCCCTGTTGTCATCCTTGCTCGGCTGGCGGTAGCAATGCAGGACCACGGGCGTGGTGTCGGGACTGGCATGCTGCAAGATGCAATCCGGCGCACAGTGTCCATCGCCGAACAAGTCGGCGTTCGCGCGCTGCTGACACACCCCATCGATGAGGATGCGGCACGCTTCTATCTGCGTTTCGGGTTCGAAGCCTCACCGGTGCGAGAACAGCAATTGCTGCTGTTGCTCAAAGACGCTCGTCGACTACTCATGCCTGCTGTATCGGGCAAACAGAAGTAG
- a CDS encoding helix-turn-helix domain-containing protein produces the protein MKKRNLFAELTEGLDALAAEREEKITLRKIKAEVPDALDVSPAEIKAVREASHASQAVMARSLRINVRTYQNWEQGKAKPNAQAATLIRLVAKHPETLQMLETL, from the coding sequence ATGAAAAAGCGAAATCTGTTTGCTGAATTGACTGAGGGTCTCGACGCCCTTGCTGCCGAGCGCGAAGAGAAAATCACACTGCGCAAGATCAAGGCCGAGGTGCCCGATGCGCTCGACGTCTCGCCGGCCGAAATCAAGGCCGTGCGCGAAGCATCTCACGCATCTCAAGCTGTCATGGCCCGAAGCCTGCGCATCAACGTGCGCACGTATCAGAATTGGGAACAAGGCAAGGCCAAACCCAACGCACAGGCCGCCACGCTGATCCGACTGGTCGCCAAGCACCCGGAAACGCTTCAGATGCTGGAAACGCTCTGA
- a CDS encoding type II toxin-antitoxin system CcdA family antitoxin, with amino-acid sequence MRHTTTDTVPRRATNISLPEDVYKDAKELGINFSQTCERAIRQAVQAEKDRQWAIKHADFIQAYNDMIERDGLPLAQYRTF; translated from the coding sequence ATGCGGCATACGACGACTGACACGGTTCCACGCCGGGCTACCAACATCAGCCTGCCCGAGGATGTCTACAAGGACGCGAAGGAGCTCGGGATCAACTTTTCGCAGACGTGCGAGCGAGCCATCCGACAGGCGGTGCAGGCGGAAAAAGATCGCCAATGGGCGATCAAACACGCGGACTTTATCCAGGCATACAACGACATGATCGAGCGCGACGGCCTGCCGCTTGCCCAGTACCGGACGTTCTGA
- a CDS encoding type II toxin-antitoxin system RelE/ParE family toxin: MHATFIELPPFSRERENYLADDEYAVLQKELLANPEAGDLIKGTGGLRKLRFADKRRQKGKRGGLRVIYYYWVSGYQFWLFTLYDKDEMADLTSDERKAFAKLLEREVTIRSKQ; the protein is encoded by the coding sequence ATGCACGCGACCTTCATCGAACTGCCACCGTTTTCCCGTGAACGCGAGAACTACCTCGCGGATGATGAGTACGCCGTGCTGCAGAAAGAGCTGCTGGCTAATCCCGAGGCCGGTGACTTGATCAAGGGAACCGGCGGTCTGCGGAAGCTGAGGTTCGCTGACAAACGCCGCCAGAAAGGCAAACGCGGTGGCCTACGAGTGATCTATTACTACTGGGTTAGCGGTTATCAATTCTGGTTGTTCACGCTGTACGACAAGGATGAAATGGCAGACCTAACCAGTGACGAGCGGAAAGCCTTCGCGAAGCTACTGGAAAGAGAGGTCACGATACGGAGCAAGCAATGA